Proteins encoded within one genomic window of Prauserella marina:
- a CDS encoding S8 family peptidase — translation MTVVLAGSVTGVASAQDEPPPARGLDPASVDPAKVAGKLSPRLAGAEGSTTAFVQLDRTPAVDAFNEVRPQGLEVAREAAVEARQVVEDTVDSVVGVLRTLDSNTTVLARTTNAVAGAIVTADAAALAGIAERDDVLSVRPVVPKTRTNTSAVQLTDTLTAWQQTGRFGDGVRIGIIDDGIDYTHADFGGPGTKEAYESIDPTVVEASYFPTAKVVGGTDLVGDEYDGSGSPAPDPNPLACGNHGTHVAGTAGGFGVEADGSTFTGDYASLTPERVDEMRIGPGTAPKAQLYAIKVFGCTGSTNVTAQAMDWALDPDGDGDFSDRLDLVNLSLGSDYGAPDDPDSLFVRKLAANNVLPVFSGGNGGDLYDIGGSPGNTPEALTVASTRDASILRDAVDVTAPPGTTGRYGGQYSQDYAGYDELDLTRAVVALSAGNADGCEPYSAEDAAAVADKFVWLEWDDDDATRACGSFARAQNAQDAGAAGALFSSTVEHFAAGLAGNEGIPVFQFTGSATEAVRSSLEAGTLEVRMSGAARASLHTEDQSIVDTPSVFTSRGVRGPSVKPDVAAPGDTIASAFAGSGNDRTVLSGTSMAAPHTSGVAALIRQAHPDWTVEEVKAAVVNTAGHDVSDDSGTFAPQRVGAGRLDAKAALDNSVLAYVKDDPGSVSVTFGTIEAAKRTSVTKTVKVVNKGTNVVDLGVGYEGVTQQPGVRYEVSKSSVRLSPRGVATVGVTVHVDPSALRKTIDPTMETEQAGLARQFLADASGRIVFTPRSGTAVPLRVPVYTAAKPVADIFVPKQVNFPRKASQSVLNLGGRGVDQGEDSEAYQSLISLFQLQATSPRLPDCADGGSEECAVNGTARGGDLRYVGATSTAPLAAEQGNPDDALLAFGLVTWDDWANIGSNTVPYIDIDTTGDGRPDFELYVTKAVSSDVLLVNTVSLNEPEFPSVDIQAVNGQLGDVDTNVFDTNVIALPVRLSALGIDPEADSHKITYTVGVAGYYGSPATGDVDGVSDPLTFDPLAPAYTVRGGGDPALSYFARPGTALVVDRDPAADPGEQVLGLLALNHHNASGDRSSVVRLHVAGQRPTPNL, via the coding sequence ATGACCGTTGTACTGGCCGGATCCGTCACCGGGGTCGCCTCGGCTCAGGATGAGCCACCACCCGCGCGGGGGCTCGACCCCGCTTCGGTCGATCCCGCCAAGGTGGCTGGAAAGCTCTCGCCACGGCTGGCCGGGGCCGAAGGCAGCACGACGGCGTTCGTGCAACTGGATCGCACGCCGGCCGTCGACGCGTTCAACGAAGTCCGCCCACAGGGGCTGGAGGTCGCGCGGGAAGCGGCCGTCGAGGCGAGGCAGGTCGTCGAGGACACTGTGGACAGTGTCGTCGGGGTTCTGCGCACGCTCGACTCGAACACGACGGTTCTCGCGCGCACCACCAACGCCGTCGCGGGTGCGATCGTGACGGCGGACGCGGCCGCTCTCGCCGGTATCGCGGAGCGCGACGACGTGCTGTCCGTGCGCCCGGTCGTGCCGAAGACGAGGACGAACACGAGCGCGGTTCAGCTCACCGACACCCTCACCGCGTGGCAGCAGACCGGACGGTTCGGCGACGGTGTGCGCATCGGCATCATCGACGACGGCATCGACTACACGCATGCCGACTTCGGTGGTCCCGGTACGAAGGAGGCCTACGAGTCCATCGACCCGACGGTCGTCGAGGCGTCCTATTTCCCGACGGCCAAGGTGGTCGGCGGAACCGACCTCGTCGGTGACGAGTACGACGGTTCCGGCAGCCCCGCGCCGGACCCCAACCCGCTCGCGTGCGGCAACCACGGGACCCACGTCGCCGGAACGGCGGGCGGCTTCGGTGTCGAGGCCGACGGCAGCACGTTCACCGGTGACTACGCCTCGCTGACGCCGGAGCGGGTCGACGAGATGCGCATCGGTCCTGGTACGGCACCGAAGGCGCAGTTGTACGCCATCAAGGTCTTCGGCTGCACCGGTTCGACCAACGTCACGGCACAGGCGATGGACTGGGCGCTGGATCCGGACGGCGACGGTGATTTCTCCGATCGCCTCGACCTCGTCAACCTTTCGCTCGGCAGTGACTACGGCGCACCCGACGACCCCGATTCACTGTTCGTGCGCAAGCTCGCGGCCAACAACGTGCTTCCCGTGTTCTCCGGCGGCAACGGCGGCGACCTCTACGACATCGGCGGCTCGCCGGGCAACACCCCCGAGGCGCTGACCGTGGCCAGCACGAGGGACGCCTCGATCCTGCGCGACGCCGTCGACGTCACCGCGCCTCCCGGTACGACGGGCCGTTACGGCGGCCAGTACAGCCAGGACTACGCGGGCTACGACGAACTCGATCTCACGAGGGCGGTGGTCGCGCTTTCGGCAGGCAACGCCGACGGCTGCGAGCCGTACTCGGCCGAGGACGCCGCTGCCGTCGCGGACAAGTTCGTGTGGCTGGAATGGGACGACGACGACGCCACCCGGGCGTGCGGTTCGTTCGCGAGGGCGCAGAACGCGCAGGACGCGGGGGCGGCCGGTGCGCTGTTCTCGTCCACTGTGGAGCATTTCGCGGCCGGTCTCGCCGGTAACGAGGGCATCCCGGTGTTCCAGTTCACCGGGTCGGCGACCGAGGCGGTGCGGTCCTCGCTGGAAGCGGGAACGCTTGAGGTGCGCATGTCCGGCGCCGCGAGGGCTAGCCTGCACACCGAGGATCAATCCATAGTGGACACACCGAGTGTCTTCACGTCGCGAGGTGTTCGCGGGCCTTCGGTGAAGCCGGATGTCGCCGCGCCAGGCGACACCATCGCCTCGGCTTTCGCGGGCAGCGGCAACGACCGCACGGTGTTGTCAGGAACGTCGATGGCGGCACCGCACACCTCCGGCGTCGCCGCGCTGATCAGGCAGGCACACCCGGACTGGACGGTCGAGGAGGTCAAGGCCGCCGTCGTCAACACGGCAGGCCACGACGTGAGCGACGACAGCGGAACCTTCGCGCCGCAACGGGTCGGCGCGGGAAGGCTCGACGCCAAGGCGGCGCTCGACAACAGCGTGCTTGCCTACGTGAAGGACGACCCGGGCTCGGTGAGCGTGACGTTCGGGACGATCGAGGCAGCCAAGCGCACCTCGGTCACCAAGACCGTGAAGGTGGTCAACAAGGGCACGAACGTCGTGGACCTCGGCGTCGGCTACGAGGGCGTGACCCAGCAGCCTGGTGTGCGCTACGAGGTCTCGAAGAGCTCGGTGCGATTGAGCCCGCGCGGAGTGGCGACGGTCGGCGTCACCGTGCACGTGGACCCCTCGGCGCTGCGCAAGACCATCGACCCGACGATGGAGACGGAGCAGGCCGGTCTGGCGAGGCAGTTCCTCGCCGACGCCTCGGGCCGGATCGTGTTCACCCCGCGCAGCGGCACCGCGGTGCCGCTGCGGGTTCCGGTCTACACGGCGGCGAAGCCGGTCGCCGACATCTTCGTTCCGAAGCAGGTGAACTTCCCCCGCAAGGCGAGCCAGAGCGTGCTCAACCTCGGCGGAAGGGGTGTGGACCAGGGTGAGGACAGCGAGGCGTACCAGTCGCTGATCAGTCTCTTCCAGCTTCAGGCGACCTCGCCGAGGCTGCCGGATTGCGCCGATGGCGGGAGCGAGGAGTGCGCGGTCAACGGCACGGCCAGGGGCGGCGATCTCCGGTACGTCGGGGCCACCTCGACGGCGCCGCTGGCGGCCGAGCAGGGCAACCCCGACGACGCTCTGCTCGCCTTCGGGCTCGTCACCTGGGACGACTGGGCCAACATCGGCAGCAACACGGTGCCCTACATCGACATCGACACCACCGGCGACGGACGGCCGGACTTCGAGTTGTACGTGACGAAGGCCGTGTCGAGCGACGTGCTGCTGGTCAACACCGTTTCCCTCAACGAACCGGAATTCCCCTCCGTGGACATCCAGGCGGTGAACGGACAGCTCGGTGACGTCGACACGAATGTCTTCGACACCAACGTCATCGCGTTGCCGGTGAGACTTTCCGCGCTTGGCATCGATCCGGAAGCCGACTCCCACAAGATCACCTACACGGTCGGCGTCGCCGGGTACTACGGCTCTCCTGCCACGGGCGACGTGGACGGTGTCTCGGACCCGCTGACGTTCGATCCGCTCGCGCCCGCCTACACCGTGCGAGGCGGGGGAGACCCCGCGCTGTCCTACTTCGCGAGGCCGGGCACGGCGCTCGTCGTCGACCGCGATCCGGCGGCCGATCCCGGCGAACAGGTGCTCGGACTGCTGGCGCTCAACCACCACAACGCCTCGGGAGACCGGTCCTCGGTCGTCCGGCTCCACGTCGCGGGCCAGAGGCCGACACCGAACCTTTGA
- a CDS encoding 3-isopropylmalate dehydrogenase translates to MRLAVIPGDGIGPEVVTEALKVLTEVVPGAETTNYDLGATRWHSTGELLPESVLGELRQHDAILLGAVGDPSVPSGILERGLLLRLRFELDHHVNLRPARLYPGVRGPLADPGEIDMVVVREGTEGPYAGNGGLLRKDTEHEIATEVSVNTAFGIRRVVADAFQRAQERPRKHLTLVHKTNVLEHAGSLWSRIVEEESLEHPDVTVAYSHVDAATIHLVTDPSRFDVIVTDNLFGDIITDLAAAVTGGIGLAASGNLDITKRNPSMFEPVHGSAPDIAGQSLADPTAAALSVSLLLDHLGQKEAARRIEASVAFDLATRDQASPGSTQAIGDRLAALVSSNTRQAS, encoded by the coding sequence ATGCGGCTCGCTGTGATCCCAGGTGACGGGATCGGGCCCGAGGTGGTCACCGAGGCATTGAAGGTACTGACCGAGGTCGTGCCTGGCGCCGAGACCACCAACTACGACCTCGGTGCCACCCGTTGGCACTCCACCGGAGAACTGCTTCCCGAGTCGGTGCTCGGTGAGCTCCGGCAGCACGACGCGATCCTGCTCGGCGCCGTCGGCGACCCGAGCGTGCCGAGCGGCATTCTCGAAAGGGGATTGCTGCTGCGCCTGCGTTTCGAGCTGGACCACCACGTCAACCTCCGGCCCGCCAGGCTCTACCCCGGCGTGCGGGGGCCGCTCGCCGATCCCGGCGAGATCGACATGGTCGTGGTCAGGGAGGGCACGGAAGGCCCTTACGCCGGCAACGGTGGCCTGCTGCGCAAGGACACCGAGCACGAGATCGCGACCGAGGTCAGCGTCAACACCGCTTTCGGGATCCGGCGGGTCGTCGCCGACGCGTTCCAGCGCGCGCAGGAGCGGCCCCGCAAGCACCTCACCCTCGTGCACAAGACCAACGTGCTCGAACACGCCGGTTCGTTGTGGTCGCGCATCGTCGAGGAGGAGTCGCTTGAGCACCCCGACGTGACCGTGGCGTACTCGCACGTCGACGCGGCGACCATCCACCTCGTGACCGATCCGAGCCGGTTCGACGTCATCGTGACCGACAACCTCTTCGGCGACATCATCACCGACCTTGCCGCCGCCGTCACCGGTGGCATCGGGCTCGCCGCGAGCGGCAACCTCGACATCACCAAGCGCAACCCGAGCATGTTCGAGCCGGTGCACGGTAGCGCGCCGGACATCGCGGGCCAGAGCCTCGCCGACCCCACGGCGGCCGCGCTGTCGGTGTCCCTGCTGCTCGATCACCTCGGCCAGAAGGAAGCGGCACGGCGCATCGAGGCTTCGGTCGCCTTCGACCTGGCCACCCGCGACCAGGCGTCGCCCGGCAGCACGCAGGCGATCGGCGACCGGCTCGCCGCGCTGGTCTCCTCGAACACCCGGCAGGCGAGCTGA
- a CDS encoding fumarylacetoacetate hydrolase family protein, whose translation MRLGRIAHPEGVAFVSVEGDGADAVVLEIADHPFGNPTFTGRRWPLADVRVLAPILPSKVVAVGRNYAAHAQEFGNEVPKEPMIFLKPSTSVIGPNVAIKRPRASSQVDFEGELAVVIGQPVRNVPAARAGAAILGYTVGNDVSARDLQRSDGQWGRAKGFDTFCPLGPWIETSLDASDLALRSEVDGEVKQDARTSALVHKIPELVEFVSGVMTLLPGDVILTGTPEGVGPVENGQQVSITIEGIGTLTNPVQDA comes from the coding sequence GTGCGTCTTGGTCGAATTGCTCATCCTGAGGGCGTCGCGTTCGTCTCCGTCGAAGGAGATGGCGCCGACGCGGTAGTGCTGGAGATCGCCGACCACCCGTTCGGCAACCCGACGTTCACGGGACGACGGTGGCCGCTCGCCGACGTGAGGGTGCTCGCGCCGATCCTGCCGTCGAAGGTCGTCGCGGTCGGCCGCAACTATGCCGCTCACGCGCAGGAGTTCGGCAACGAGGTTCCGAAGGAACCGATGATCTTCCTCAAGCCGTCGACGAGCGTGATCGGCCCGAACGTGGCCATCAAGCGCCCGCGAGCGTCATCCCAAGTGGACTTCGAGGGTGAGCTCGCCGTCGTGATCGGGCAGCCCGTTCGCAACGTTCCCGCCGCGAGGGCCGGTGCCGCGATACTGGGCTACACCGTCGGCAACGACGTGAGCGCCCGTGACCTCCAGCGTTCCGACGGCCAGTGGGGCAGGGCCAAGGGGTTCGACACGTTCTGCCCGCTCGGCCCCTGGATCGAGACGTCGCTCGACGCGAGCGACTTGGCCCTGCGGTCCGAGGTGGACGGCGAGGTCAAACAGGACGCCCGCACCTCGGCGCTGGTGCACAAGATCCCCGAGCTGGTCGAGTTCGTCTCCGGTGTCATGACCCTGCTGCCCGGCGACGTCATTCTCACCGGGACACCGGAAGGCGTCGGCCCGGTCGAGAACGGCCAGCAGGTGTCCATCACCATCGAGGGCATCGGCACGCTCACGAATCCCGTTCAGGACGCCTAG
- a CDS encoding FAD-dependent oxidoreductase has translation MSEHPATTGKEATTCAIIGAGPAGMVLGLLLARAGVEVTVLEKHGDFLRDFRGDTVHPSTLRLLDELGLGEQFAALPQSKLEEIAFPDGDEGLVVVGDLRRLNVRHPYIAITPQWDLLNLLAEAAEKEPTFTLRRNTEVTGLIEQNGVVEGVRYRERQGGTGELRADLTVACDGRWSIARRQAGLRPKELPVPIDAWWFKLPQHEGEESASLTPTARDGRFAIVIPRSGYYQIAYIAKKGIDASLRARGIEHFREEVAAVRPELADRVDRLGSMDDVKHLDVRVNRLNRWHTEGLLCIGDAAHAMSPIGGVGINLAVQDAVATATVLAAPLRKGEVTSSRLAKVRRRRLLPTIAVQALQQLLHKGVAEPIVEGRRTGPPKPVIKLMRRFPKLSFIPAYLIGIGLRPEHAPAFARRVS, from the coding sequence ATGTCGGAACATCCGGCCACGACCGGCAAGGAGGCCACGACCTGCGCGATCATCGGCGCCGGTCCGGCTGGCATGGTGCTGGGACTGCTGCTCGCCCGCGCCGGCGTCGAGGTGACGGTGCTGGAGAAGCACGGCGACTTCCTCCGCGACTTCCGCGGCGACACCGTGCACCCCTCGACGCTGCGATTGCTCGACGAACTCGGTCTCGGCGAGCAGTTCGCCGCGCTTCCGCAGAGCAAGCTGGAGGAGATCGCCTTCCCCGACGGCGACGAAGGGCTCGTGGTGGTCGGGGATCTGCGCAGGCTCAACGTGCGCCACCCCTACATCGCCATCACCCCGCAATGGGACCTGCTGAACCTGCTCGCCGAAGCCGCCGAGAAGGAACCGACCTTCACGCTGCGCAGGAACACCGAGGTGACCGGGCTGATCGAGCAGAACGGCGTGGTCGAGGGTGTGCGCTACCGCGAGCGGCAAGGCGGCACCGGTGAACTGCGCGCCGACCTCACGGTGGCCTGCGACGGACGGTGGTCGATCGCGAGGCGGCAGGCCGGTCTGCGGCCGAAGGAACTTCCGGTGCCGATCGACGCGTGGTGGTTCAAGCTGCCGCAGCACGAAGGCGAGGAAAGCGCCTCACTCACGCCCACCGCGAGGGACGGCAGGTTCGCCATCGTGATCCCGCGCTCCGGCTACTACCAGATCGCCTACATCGCCAAGAAGGGAATCGACGCGAGCCTGCGGGCACGCGGGATCGAGCATTTCCGAGAGGAGGTGGCGGCCGTGCGCCCCGAATTGGCCGACCGGGTCGACCGGCTCGGTTCGATGGACGACGTGAAGCACCTCGACGTCAGGGTGAACCGGCTGAACCGCTGGCACACCGAGGGGTTGCTGTGCATCGGGGACGCCGCGCACGCCATGTCGCCGATCGGCGGAGTGGGGATCAACCTCGCCGTACAGGACGCCGTCGCCACGGCGACCGTACTGGCGGCGCCACTGCGCAAGGGCGAGGTGACCAGCTCACGCCTGGCGAAGGTCCGCAGGCGCAGGCTGCTGCCGACCATCGCGGTTCAGGCACTGCAACAACTGCTGCACAAGGGGGTCGCCGAGCCCATCGTCGAGGGCAGGCGGACCGGACCGCCGAAACCGGTGATCAAGCTGATGCGCCGGTTCCCCAAGCTGTCGTTCATCCCCGCCTACCTGATCGGCATCGGGCTCCGCCCCGAGCACGCCCCCGCTTTTGCCAGGCGTGTTTCATAG
- the gltX gene encoding glutamate--tRNA ligase, producing MTENKAVRARFCPSPTGTPHVGLIRTALFNWAFARHHGGSLVFRIEDTDAARDSAESYEALLEALRWLGLDWDEGPEVGGQYGPYRQSERGEVYSDVARKLLEAGELYEAYSTNEEVEQRRVAAGQDPKLGYDNFDRELTDEQRAAFVAEGRSPVLRLRMPDHDLTWNDLVRGEISFKAGTIPDPVLVRANGQPLYTLTNPVDDALMRITHVLRGEDLLPSTPRQLALYEALTRVGVAEFIPEFGHLPYVMGEGNKKLSKRDPTSNLFNYRDRGFIKEGLLNYLALLGWSIADDRDIFTVDELVEAFEITKVSANPARFDVKKAEAINGVHVRALDIGDFTERVLPYLVGGGVLPASPSAAQLETLRAIAPLVQERVTVLSEAVDLLRFLFADEESFAPEEAAATKNLGPVSEPVLRAAIEALEATGSWRAGEIEQALKNALVDGLGLKPRKAFAPIRVAVTGRTVSPPLYESMELLGREISLGRLRRALPRN from the coding sequence ATGACTGAGAACAAGGCCGTCCGCGCTCGCTTCTGTCCATCGCCCACCGGAACCCCGCACGTCGGGTTGATCCGCACGGCGTTGTTCAACTGGGCCTTCGCCCGCCACCACGGTGGCTCGCTCGTGTTCCGCATCGAGGACACCGACGCGGCGCGCGACTCGGCCGAGTCCTACGAGGCGCTGCTGGAGGCGCTGCGCTGGCTGGGACTCGACTGGGACGAGGGCCCCGAGGTCGGCGGTCAGTACGGCCCCTACCGGCAGAGCGAGCGTGGCGAGGTCTACTCGGACGTCGCGAGGAAGCTGCTCGAAGCGGGGGAGTTGTACGAGGCGTACTCGACCAACGAAGAGGTCGAGCAGCGGCGCGTGGCCGCGGGGCAGGACCCCAAGCTGGGCTACGACAACTTCGACAGGGAACTCACCGACGAGCAGCGGGCCGCCTTCGTCGCCGAGGGCCGCTCGCCGGTGCTGCGGCTGCGGATGCCTGACCACGACCTCACGTGGAACGACCTCGTGCGCGGTGAGATCTCGTTCAAGGCGGGCACTATTCCCGACCCCGTCCTCGTGCGCGCCAACGGTCAGCCGCTCTACACGCTGACCAATCCGGTCGACGACGCGCTCATGCGCATTACGCACGTACTGCGTGGAGAGGACCTGCTGCCGTCGACTCCCCGGCAGCTCGCTCTTTACGAGGCGCTCACCAGGGTCGGTGTCGCCGAGTTCATCCCCGAGTTCGGACACCTCCCCTATGTGATGGGTGAGGGCAACAAGAAACTGTCCAAACGCGACCCGACGTCGAACCTTTTCAACTACCGCGACCGAGGGTTCATCAAAGAGGGCCTGCTCAACTACCTTGCGCTGCTCGGCTGGTCGATCGCCGACGACCGCGACATTTTCACCGTCGACGAGCTGGTCGAGGCGTTCGAGATCACCAAGGTGAGTGCCAACCCCGCGCGGTTCGACGTGAAAAAGGCCGAAGCCATCAACGGTGTGCACGTGAGGGCGCTCGACATCGGCGACTTCACCGAACGGGTGCTGCCCTATCTCGTCGGTGGCGGCGTGCTTCCCGCCTCGCCTTCCGCCGCACAGCTGGAGACGTTGCGGGCCATCGCGCCGCTGGTCCAGGAGCGCGTGACCGTACTGTCCGAAGCGGTCGATCTGCTGCGGTTCCTCTTTGCCGACGAGGAGAGTTTCGCGCCGGAGGAAGCCGCCGCGACCAAGAACCTCGGCCCTGTCTCGGAGCCCGTGCTGCGCGCGGCCATCGAGGCGCTGGAGGCAACGGGCTCCTGGAGGGCGGGCGAGATCGAGCAGGCATTGAAAAACGCACTCGTCGACGGGTTGGGACTCAAGCCACGTAAGGCTTTCGCGCCGATTCGGGTCGCGGTGACCGGGCGTACGGTGTCACCGCCGCTTTACGAATCGATGGAGCTTTTGGGGCGTGAGATTTCACTCGGCCGGTTGCGGCGCGCGCTTCCGCGCAACTGA
- a CDS encoding HAD family hydrolase encodes MPPELRLVCLDIDDTLIDFSAASRRSLAALIGRTDMWPLWERITDEHVARVVAGGLDYADMHVRRTEAFLTELGVIAAHPDIAEFEVQRKDRLRRYLRLFDDVLPCLDWLIAAGVRLAAVTNASGAHQREKLANLGLARFFDHVAIAGEMGVAKPDPVMFHSVCFKLGCDPAEAVHVGDKLGTDAIGARDAGLAGVWLDRDPSGSADIDPPAGIHVLAGLDELPELLVSEFVRVGVPAQR; translated from the coding sequence GTGCCGCCCGAACTCCGGCTCGTCTGTCTCGACATCGACGACACGTTGATCGACTTTTCCGCCGCGAGCCGAAGATCGCTCGCGGCCTTGATCGGCCGCACCGACATGTGGCCGCTCTGGGAGCGGATCACCGATGAACATGTCGCGAGGGTCGTCGCGGGCGGGCTCGACTACGCCGACATGCATGTCCGGCGCACCGAGGCGTTCCTCACCGAACTCGGTGTGATCGCGGCGCATCCCGACATCGCGGAATTCGAGGTACAGCGCAAGGACAGGCTGCGCCGGTATCTGCGGCTGTTCGACGACGTGCTGCCCTGCCTCGACTGGCTGATCGCGGCGGGGGTGCGCCTCGCCGCCGTGACCAACGCCTCCGGCGCGCACCAGCGAGAGAAGCTCGCCAACCTCGGCCTCGCCAGATTCTTCGACCACGTCGCGATCGCGGGCGAGATGGGGGTCGCCAAGCCCGATCCCGTGATGTTCCACTCGGTCTGTTTCAAGCTCGGCTGTGATCCCGCCGAGGCCGTCCACGTCGGCGACAAGCTCGGCACGGACGCGATCGGAGCGCGCGACGCGGGGCTGGCGGGCGTGTGGCTGGACAGGGACCCTTCCGGCTCGGCCGACATCGATCCGCCCGCCGGAATTCACGTTCTCGCCGGTCTCGACGAGCTTCCCGAGTTGCTGGTGTCCGAGTTCGTCAGGGTCGGCGTACCCGCTCAACGTTGA
- a CDS encoding IclR family transcriptional regulator, translated as MGQHNPENQQSGIGVLDKAVAVLHAVAEEPCGLAELCARTGLPRATAHRLAVGLEVHRLLRRGPDGRWRPGAALGELAGGTTDPLLDAASIILPKLRDITGESVQLYRRDGVQRVCVSTAEPPSGLRDTVPVGTRLSMTAGSGAKVLVAWADSHTQRTVLADAVYGERTLLEVRRRGWAQSVAEREPGVASVSAPVRDSSGTVIAAVSVSGPVERIGRKPGARWAADLLAAADALQERL; from the coding sequence GTGGGACAGCATAACCCTGAAAACCAGCAGAGCGGTATCGGCGTCCTGGACAAAGCCGTTGCCGTACTGCATGCCGTCGCCGAAGAACCGTGCGGGCTCGCCGAATTGTGCGCGCGCACAGGACTTCCGAGAGCGACGGCGCACCGCCTCGCGGTCGGACTCGAAGTACACCGGTTACTGCGCAGAGGCCCCGACGGCCGCTGGCGTCCCGGTGCCGCGCTCGGGGAACTCGCGGGAGGAACGACGGACCCGTTGCTGGACGCGGCGAGCATCATCTTGCCGAAACTGCGCGACATCACCGGCGAGAGCGTGCAGCTCTACCGCAGGGACGGCGTACAGCGGGTGTGCGTGTCGACGGCCGAACCGCCGAGTGGCTTGCGCGACACCGTTCCCGTCGGCACGCGACTGTCGATGACGGCCGGGTCGGGCGCGAAGGTACTGGTGGCATGGGCGGATTCGCACACCCAGCGCACCGTGCTCGCCGACGCCGTCTACGGCGAGCGCACGCTGTTGGAGGTCAGGCGAAGGGGCTGGGCCCAGAGCGTCGCGGAGCGGGAGCCGGGAGTGGCGAGCGTTTCCGCCCCGGTCAGGGATTCCTCTGGCACGGTCATCGCGGCCGTTTCGGTTTCCGGTCCCGTCGAACGCATCGGGCGCAAGCCGGGTGCGCGGTGGGCGGCCGATCTACTCGCCGCCGCCGACGCGTTGCAGGAACGGCTCTAG
- the leuC gene encoding 3-isopropylmalate dehydratase large subunit, producing the protein MAEERGRTLAEKVWDAHVVRRGEGAEPDLLYIDLHLVHEVTSPQAFDGLRLAGRPVRRPDLTIATEDHNVPTVDIELPIADPVSRTQVDTLRRNCKEFGVRLHPMGDIEQGIVHVIGPQLGLTQPGTTVVCGDSHTSTHGAFGAMAFGIGTSEVEHVLATQTLPLRPFKTMAVNVEGTLRPGVTAKDVILAVIARIGTGGGQGYVLEYRGSAISALSMESRMTICNMSIEAGARAGMIAPDETTFAFLKDRPHAPRGADWEAALAEWRELRTDDGAVFDAEVTIDADELTPYVTWGTNPGQGLPLGSSVPDPERIADENERTAAEKALSYMDLVPGTPLREIPVDTVFLGSCTNGRIEDLRVAAGVLEGRKVAEGVRMLVVPGSMRVRKAAEDEGLDTIFTAAGAEWRQAGCSMCLGMNPDQLKPGERSASTSNRNFEGRQGKGARTHLVSPLVAAATAVRGTLSSPEDLGQ; encoded by the coding sequence ATGGCCGAAGAACGGGGCCGCACACTCGCCGAAAAAGTGTGGGACGCGCACGTTGTGCGCCGAGGTGAAGGCGCAGAACCGGATCTGCTCTACATCGACCTGCACCTCGTGCACGAAGTCACCAGCCCGCAAGCGTTCGACGGGCTGAGGCTCGCCGGAAGGCCGGTGCGCAGGCCGGATCTCACCATCGCCACCGAGGACCACAACGTCCCTACGGTCGACATCGAGCTTCCCATCGCCGATCCCGTCTCGCGGACGCAGGTGGACACGCTTCGCCGGAACTGCAAGGAGTTCGGAGTCCGGCTCCACCCCATGGGCGACATCGAACAGGGCATCGTGCACGTCATCGGCCCGCAGCTCGGCCTGACCCAGCCGGGAACCACCGTGGTGTGCGGCGACAGCCACACCTCCACCCACGGCGCTTTCGGCGCGATGGCCTTCGGTATCGGCACCTCGGAAGTCGAGCACGTCCTCGCGACCCAGACGCTTCCGCTGCGTCCCTTCAAGACCATGGCCGTCAACGTCGAGGGGACGCTGCGTCCCGGAGTGACGGCCAAGGACGTCATCCTCGCCGTCATCGCCAGGATCGGCACCGGCGGAGGACAGGGCTACGTACTCGAATACCGGGGCAGTGCGATCAGCGCGCTGTCGATGGAATCGCGGATGACCATCTGCAACATGTCCATCGAGGCAGGCGCGCGCGCGGGCATGATCGCCCCCGACGAGACGACGTTCGCCTTCCTCAAGGACCGTCCGCACGCTCCGCGCGGCGCGGACTGGGAGGCGGCACTCGCTGAATGGCGCGAGCTGCGCACGGACGACGGCGCCGTTTTCGACGCTGAGGTCACGATCGACGCCGATGAGCTGACTCCGTATGTGACCTGGGGTACCAACCCTGGTCAGGGACTTCCGCTCGGCTCGTCCGTTCCCGACCCCGAGCGCATCGCCGACGAGAACGAGCGGACGGCCGCAGAGAAGGCCCTGTCCTATATGGATCTTGTTCCGGGCACTCCGCTGAGGGAGATACCGGTGGACACCGTGTTCCTCGGCTCGTGCACCAACGGCCGGATCGAGGACCTCAGGGTCGCGGCGGGCGTGCTGGAGGGCCGCAAGGTCGCCGAAGGCGTCCGGATGCTCGTCGTTCCCGGTTCGATGCGGGTGCGCAAGGCAGCCGAAGATGAGGGACTCGACACGATTTTCACCGCGGCGGGCGCCGAGTGGCGGCAAGCGGGGTGCTCGATGTGTCTCGGGATGAACCCGGATCAGCTCAAGCCGGGGGAACGCAGCGCCTCGACCTCCAACCGTAACTTCGAGGGAAGGCAGGGCAAGGGCGCGCGGACGCATCTCGTGTCGCCGCTCGTCGCCGCGGCGACCGCCGTGCGGGGAACCCTGTCGTCGCCCGAAGACCTCGGCCAGTAA